The Chrysemys picta bellii isolate R12L10 chromosome 5, ASM1138683v2, whole genome shotgun sequence DNA segment aggtggaagttgtcttaccgactctgagaggccaattaagtaagagaaaaatttttttttgaagtgattgtcacggagtgtgggggaactcagggccctgcacccccggcttcctgcgattcaccatgactctcagccaaccagtaaagcagaaggtttatttagacgacagggacacagtccaagacaggtcttgcaggcacagacaacaggatacctctcagttaggtccatcttggggtcctcgggcatcCCAgctccccttgggaggtcagagccatctctgcctcccagtcatctcaccagccagcttctgagactctgccctcagcgacccctcccacagcctttgttcagtttcccgggccaaggtgtcacctggcctctaaccccttcctgggttctcatgttacatgctcaggtattctccctcggccagtctcccatcccccaatgcagactatcctagccacactcccctgtcagcattcacagaccacagtaagaacagtcccagttcgtcacatctcttcccccttcgagaccgaactgagcagggtcactttaaccagtgacccggggaagttcgaatcTACCCgtgttcccatggatgccccagcatccctcccattccttggtgagaattacaccaggcccctccagtttcacgcccccccttaggtcgggtgtgctcgatggcactcgtaggtcgcatgtgggaaggtttatgcggcctgtgcccttttcccaccccaatacccctggggttccaactgggctggggcCTTCTCCcggcgctccagtctggaggtctgtgattcgggctctcttggttcagagccccccttttaaccttggccacgcTCTGGAAAGggtcctctatgctgggcaagggtcctaaagctgttttccccttgtcccgggccttcctccccctctgacgggtcacaggatcggcagtactgtcggacagtaacaaagaccccaggccagtaaaagctccgtagcagcctctgctgggtacgccaggttccctggtgccctgagaggggagtgtcatgggcccggcacagcagctggtggcaatacttctggggtaccaccagctgcctcctgatcccccctgactccattttccctgggggagcccattctcagtacaggaaccccttctcccacaggaaccttttctggccacctcgtcccatggtctgtaccgcactgaGATCGGCCAGATCCCTTATCTtacgcaaggagggatctttctgcaccttggcctggaactcagcagctgggacagggatggccacctgctctttctcgccggctgggtctgaagccgcagcctccctgagccgtgtccctgggcgttccctccccaccaggttagggtcctgcgcctcgggCAACGTACCCTCCCCAAggtcagggcgcagtgcccctcgccggttctgactgcgggtcacaaccagtgcacTTTGGGGGTTgctcggccagtcctccaggtccccccccatcaacacctcagtgggcaaatatgggtgtacccccacatccttggggccctccttggccccccacttcaggtgtaccctcgccacaggcactttgactggtgtcccTCCTACCCCCATCAGGGTCCccgttgggcaccacctgatctggggccaccacctcgggccgggccagcgtcacctctgcgcccgtatcccagtatccattgaccttcctcccatccacctccaggggaacaaggtactctctccggagggacagccccgcacccaccgtataaaccaaaaaccctgagtctggagcatccagccccccagaggagctggcctggagctctcttccctccttagcaggtggtacacTGCCAGCCCcgcttccctgggaatgctgcctctcgtccggctgggtctctacccagtcaaccctctgtgggttcggtctgctcagtctgtccctgagcctggggcactgggcccgtatgtggcctttctggccacagtgatagcagcccgtgtcccatgggtcccctcgagtgggtcggatggccctgacgccggatgttcccctttgatgggggTTTTCCGTATTTTCCCagtgggaggtcccatggtgactctctctccgcgttgtggtgggactgttcctttgggactcctccctgttagctcctgaccggctctttacaaactcatcggccagccggcctgcatgtcgcgggttctctggctttttgtccctcaaccacagcctcaggtcggatgggcaccgctcatagagttgctccagtaccagcagtttaaccaggtcctccttcgtctgggccccatctgcccacttgctggcgtatccttccatgcggacggctagttgcagatatgagatctcaggggttttatcctgactccggaacctttcccggtacatctcaggagtcagcccaaactcacgtagcagggcctttttgaatagttcgtagtcccctttctctgcctcttccagttggcggtacaatgccacggctttggggtccagtaagggggtgagaaccCGGAGTCTGTCTGCGGGATCAacctggtgcagctcgcaggccgtctcaaaggcatccaggaagtcatccatgtcctccccctccttacgtggggccaggatgcacttatcaaagctccatgcagtcttgggtcccccctcactcaccgcagccgggggctcGCTGCCCCTCAGCCTCGCCAGCTCCAGTTTATGatgcctcagcctctcttcatgctgcctctgtctctcattctccttccGTTCATGCTGCCtccgtttctctttctcctcctgttcatgctgtctctgttgttcacgatcctccagctctctcagttttagctctttctcccattccagccaattccgctccatgGATGCTGagcgtcgccgggaggatcccctgctggccgggggggtcacggtgccctcggtatttgctgggctcctccccacccttcccctaggcataggaaggaggggtctggggaagccctcagcagccggctgaccactcccagccgggacagacactggtgcctgcactgcatctgccaggctgcttccctcagagacagggatcagttcattcgcgcaaTCTCCCGCCTCCAGCtcggcaatgagctgttctttggagagcctcccactgcgcagccccctctgcttgcacagctccaccaggtcgctcttaagccgcttggcatacatcttcctgctggccactcaccggcctgtgtgctcacagctccccacagtttccAGGGAGACCccagtgtgccagcccttcttgaggtcaccacctctctgccagggtcgagctgcagactcctccgcccctgggacctcTCGCTGcaatccccccgggggaccctgttactgcaaaagtccttctcgctggtcacacactcccaggggtgataaccgtctctctctgactcttcagcatgcctggtccccgtcaatccctgttggttttactgctccccagtcacttactgcaggaagcgctgtccacggggtgcagtagatcccgccgctgccaccagttgtcatggagtgtgggggaattcagggccctgcacccccggcttcctgcgatttaccatgactctcagccaaccagtaaagcagaaggtttatttagatgacagggacacagtccaagacaggtcttgcaggcacagacaacaggatacctctcagttaggtccatcttggggtcctcgggcatcCCAgctccccttgggaggtcagagccatctctgcctcccagtcatctcaccagccagcttctgagactctgccctcagcgacccctcccacagcctttgttcagtttcccgggccaaggtgtcacctggcctctaaccccttcctgggttctcatgttacatgctcaggtattctccctcggccagtctcccatcccccaatgcagactatcctagccacactcccctgtcagcattcacagaccacagtaagaacagtcccagttcgtcacagtgataatcaagctagcccagtacagacagtttgataagaagtgtgagaatacttacaaggggagatagattaaatgtttgtaatggctggGCCATTCCCAGTCCTCATTCAATcttgagttgattgtatctagtttgcatatcaattccagctcagcagtctctcgttggagtctggttttgaagttcttctgttgtaagatagccacccgcaggtctgtcattgaatggccagacaggttaaagtgttctcccactggtttttgagtattatgattcctgatgcaAAGTGCACGGTCATGCACGTAGGGATTAACAGCAATATTaacccccatcttctccaatttgactcataatttcccatgtggaactatatctaatgccactgaaatccagatagatgagatctgctgcatttcctttgtctaaaaatcagttatcttctcaaagaaagagaaggtgggtctggcatgatctaccttttgcaAAActgtgttgtattttatcccaattaccgttAACCTCTATGCCTTAATACTTTCTCCTTCCAAATTTGTTCGAAGACCTAGCATACAATTGAGGTTAAACTAAAAGTtttgtagtttcccagatcacttttttcctgtttctAAAAAATAGGAACtccattagcaattctccagtcactgGGTCTGATCCCTCAGTTTGTGGATTCACTAAAAATCCTTGCTGGTGGGCTTTCAATTTcacgtgccagttcctttaatattcttggatggcgATTATCCAGGCCCCCCAGTTTGGTCCtattaagctgttcaagtttgatttccacctcagatgtggtaatttctacttccatatcctcgtTCCCTTTAGCCAGCCTGCCACTACCCCTAACTCCTCATTCCATTTATTAAAAACGGaggcaaagtatttatttaggcATTTgcccatgcctagattatcttcaaTCTCCAACACATCCTCCATGTTTGGCAGTCCCTTTttgtttatatggctatagaaccgtTTACTGTTGGTTTaatttccctttgcaaggtccagctctgcttggctcttggcagttctcacttttcctTGCACTTTCTgatctctaagggtacatctacactacaggggggagtcgatttaagatacgcaaattcagctacgtgaacagcgtagctgaattcgacgtatcgcagccgacttaccccgctgtgaggacggcggcaaaatcgacttctgcggctttctgtcgacagcgcttactcccacctccgctggtggagtaagagcgccgattcggggatccattgtcgcgtcccgacgggacgcgataaatcgatccctgagaggtcgatttctacccgccgattcaggcgggtagtgtagacctagcctaagaggtagctttccttgctgatccatcccatcttccattccttgtaggatttctgctttctcttaatcacatgtgtgagatgcttgttcatccagccTGGTCCGCAACCCTTCCCTAGGAAGtgtttccccttgcttgggatgcaggcttcagagagcttctgcaactttgactaaAGTAATTCAAAGCCTCCCCCACTTTCAGATCCTTGCGTTCTTAAGCCCAGTCCATTCCCCTAGTTAATTGTGTTGATATTTAAAAGTTTCCCGATTTGAAATCAAGGCCCCTAGTTGCAGACCTAGTTTTGTTTGTCCTTCCATTTAGTtgaaactgaattagctcatgatcacgcgaaccaaggttgtcccctacaaccagctCTTCTCTGGAGGTCCTCCCTACTCACCAACACTCagtctaaaatggcatcacctcttctTGGTTTGGTGACTATTTGGTAAAGAAATCTGTCAACTCTCACAGccaggaaagtgtgggccctacTATTATGATTAGCACTTGTCCCCCAATATATAGCCAgaaaattaaagtctcccataatcacacagctcccagaagtataTATTTCATTAAAGTTATTCTGGAGCTCTCTATCCCTATCGAGATAGGATCCTGGGGGTCTGAAGcagaccccaagcactatctTAGGGGAGCCTGTGggagctttcttccccaaagtgattttgacccaaacagtcTCTCATTTATCCATTCCAGCACttttaatttctttacagtcaGTCTATCTCAttattaatatacaatgctactgcACCACCTTCACCTTCATTTCTGTCTTTTCTGAATGGCACATACTCTTCATTGTCTGTACTCCAGTTCtggctactattccaccatgttccTGTTATCCCTGTAACATCTGGtatcacttcctgcaccagtagatctagttcctccattttgttcccCAGGCTTCTGACATTGgtgtatatgtaacccttctgcccatctaagttggcagcaacaagggccgggttctgtatctaggggttccgtttcaataacacaatgcaaaaccggctcgagcccccacccagtgacctgggacaattacataccaccccctgggcgcccctaagaggcaatacttcccctctcgcaagcacggagtctgagtgtaacagaaaatgtttaataacatgaggtaaatgacatcagcattaaattggaaaaaaaaacaccacaaacaggattcataacacataCCATGAGCAAAAAatcccaccccagcaagttgggccgtgtcctttcccttgggttcttgaaaccagcaactcaaggttcaccaaagtcccaaaagtccaacaaccccccaaagtctctgtccctggtcagtgcagccccagagtttgggggggggcacgcagggtgttaaggagcaccttacgtgatccgaggccgacggggttccgctgcagccttcaccacgagccgcttcACGCCACCAGttgccccgtgagctgctcccgccgtcccacgaactgctctggcagctgctccactctgctcaccgacctgtgagccgctcagctctgctccacttcagccgtcccttgggccgcttccacaaggctccactctgctcgcCGCTCCGctcgcaaggctccactctgctcgccgctccgccagccgcttagcaatatagcttcaggctcccccactagctaacacagcctcagtgatttcagctcttagcaatttcagctcatagtagtaggggagccccagtgcaccattggcccaaagtgaattcagctcaacAGTcagtaactagacttctaatagaATCAAacttagctctgatattcaacagtggagagaggagatagtgcaattggtgtttcaacccctcagagatgggcccagcccatcaggtacaaatacctgtccccatcctctctccatttactgggttttgtaacccatgccccttgtcaagcaagtgctacttaggtaatggtgaaggactccctcagtccttctgtcatacaacagttccactggccttgattcacagaatcagggtaacaaaactttattcttcctgccccaataacagagaaactggggatcccacaccagccaaagtaaccactttgagttgctgttgtttcatgccaggcgagtgggtgtgcctatgcaaacaagatcagcccctggagttcttttccacactcgccataattcaccaccagatgtcagggtagagctcatcctgactctgcttacatatagaCACCTTAGTTGTTTCCACTCGGCTTCGCCAGGGTTCCTCACGCGATTAGGTACAGTCATgctactgccagtatcacctacTACTTGAGTATTAGCAACATGGATATGGAAACTCTCTTTCCTCttgatgtccattctcctaccctctgctgttcctttctccattgcaggTGCAGCGGAAGAAGGACTGAGCACCCCGCAGGTAactctggtggggtggggagtgcaTGGTGGCGCTGGGCTGTGCGCGGGCATTTCTGGGCAGAGGAGACACGTGGGGCGGTCacgtgtcctcccctttagattgtggCCCCCCAGCATGGGGAGGCACCAGTTGTCTTTGCCACTCACTGCCCCTAAGGAACAGGGGCttgtctcccctctcctccaagaGCTCTCCACTCCAACtccctgttttcagctctgtttgctggctccagggcagagcagggaattaaacccagcagTCTGAGCCCCCAGACAAGCGCCTGAACCACTGGGCCATCCGGTCTCTCCGTAGGGCATTTCCATTGTGCCATGAGGAGACCTGGGGCTGAGGCTCACGCTGGTGATAGGTGGTCAGGAAAGGACCCAGTGTGACCCTCAGAGCGCAGGTTGAGCATGGGGGGCTGCCACGTGTGATCTGAAGTCACTGAGGTGACGCTCAGGCAGGATGAAGTtcacccagaccatccctgacaggcgggtgaataacctgtccttaaaaacctcccgtgatggggattccacagcctccctacaTGACCTGTGCCAGTGCTGGACCATCATTAGACTTAGAAAGTTTGTGCTAATATCAAACCAGCAGGGCAAGATCTTACAACTCCATTCGAACTCCCTGGAATAGGAGATTTATTtgggggacagactggaaacACGGTCGATATTCGGCTGAAATGTgggggtgcccccccccccagtcgaGCCAGCTGGCCTGTATGGAAGTTGGCAAACGTTGGGCTTGGAGCTGCAGTTGAACTTACATAGAAGTGTCACAGCCAGGAGGGACGTGGCCAGGGCCAGACTCAGGAGGAGAAGGACAGCAGTGACGATGTCCCCCGCCCTGGGCCGCCAAGGGTCCGATGTCTTGGGAGGATTTCcttgaaggagaagaagaaacgTATCCATGGAAAGTTACAGCTCAAATGCCACTGACCGAGCAAACTCCATCCCCCAAATCCAATAACTGCTCCGCCTCCTATTCCCTGACTGTGGTTAACAGCAGCAGCGGAATCAGGCCAAATAAGGTCAGAACCGACCTGAACTCCAATGTGAAAAGCGACCCTccctaaatcaggagtgactccagtgCCAGGCAGGCATCCTGTGAGAGAGATCTGGGAGCGGGACTTTCCCCCTGCCTCAGCATTTCTTGAGAGGGACGTTTAGGGGTTGTGAAGTCCAGGCCCAAAGgagtatttttaaatgagaacAGGAACCTGAAACAACTTATGAAATATCAAAACAACGAAGCAGTGAAATGAGGGGAAATGATTCCTTACAGAAGAAAAGTGGGGCTGACAGCAGCAGTGGGCTCAGAAGGGCCTTTCTCCAGCATCCCTGTCT contains these protein-coding regions:
- the LOC122172930 gene encoding uncharacterized protein LOC122172930 isoform X1 — translated: MYAKRLKSDLVELCKQRGLRSGRLSKEQLIAELEAGDCANELIPVSEGSSLADAVQAPVSVPAGSGQPAAEGFPRPLLPMPRGRVGRSPANTEGTVTPPASRGSSRRRSASMERNWLEWEKELKLRELEDREQQRQHEQEEKEKRRQHERKENERQRQHEERLRHHKLELARLRGSEPPAAVSEGGPKTAWSFDKCILAPRKEGEDMDDFLDAFETACELHQVDPADRLRVLTPLLDPKAVALYRQLEEAEKGDYELFKKALLREFGLTPEMYRERFRSQDKTPEISYLQLAVRMEGYASKWADGAQTKEDLVKLLVLEQLYERCPSDLRLWLRDKKPENPRHAGRLADEFVKSRSGANREESQRNSPTTTRRESHHGTSHWENTENPHQRGTSGVRAIRPTRGDPWDTGCYHCGQKGHIRAQCPRLRDRLSRPNPQRVDWVETQPDERQHSQGSGAGSVPPAKEGRELQASSSGGLDAPDSGFLVYTVGAGLSLRREYLVPLEVDGRKVNGYWDTGAEVTLARPEVVAPDQVVPNGDPDGGRRDTSQSACGEGTPEVGGQGGPQGCGGTPIFAH